Below is a genomic region from Candidatus Dependentiae bacterium.
AAGATTATGTTCAAAGACCAACTTCCGGTGCCGCTGGTGCAGGATCACCACGTAGTGATTCAGGGTCAGAAACTTCTGGCAAAAGGTCTCCTACACTCGATGATGCAAGAGCTGGAGCCGGTACACCAGCTAGCGATACGACATTTGGCTCAAGTGGCTCAACAACACCGACATCAAGAACACCAAGTCCTAGTAGCCAAAGAGTAACAATTGGCAAAGGATATCTTACAGTTGAAGAACCGAGTGACAAAGAAGAGAATGAAGCACAGAATAATGAATGGACAGAGATAGAAGAACCAGGAAGAAAAGGTAAAGCTTTAGGAAAATTAGGACTCTATAATAAAGAAGAGTTTACTTCTGATGAAATTATTAAAGCTTATGAAGCATTCATACAAAACCAAAAACCATCATTCATGGGAAGTTTGTTAAGCACCCCCAAAAAAGACTTTTATATAAGGTTAGGAGTTAACTCAGACGCCTCAGAAGACGAAATCAAACAAGCTTATAAAGATTTTGTACTTCTCTTGCATCCAGATAAACATAAAAACAATAAAGAAAAAGTAGAATCTATAGTGAAAAATCTCAATGAAGCCTATGAAACCTTGGTCGATAAAGATCGTCGCAAAGCATATGATGCAAATAAAAAATATACGGGCACCCATAAAGAATTCAATTAAGATTAATCAAATTATATAGAAATATAATTAAATAAAACAATACTCAGTATGGAGATGTTATGAAAATAAAAAAATTACTATTAATTACCCTGGTATGTATGGAAAACGCACCATTAATCGTAGCTATGGATCTCAACTTTATGGAAGATTATGACCCAAAAGAACGAAAAACTGATGAAGGCAGCGATACTAGTTCAGAAACCTCTGGCAAAATATCTCCCGGACTCGATGATATAAGAGCTGGAGCAGGCACACCAGCAAGTGATACAAGTTCAAGAAGCTCAATGGGCTCACCATCTTCTACTCCTACCAGCGATAGAAGTTCAACTGGTTCACTATCACCAACATCCAGAACCCCCAGTCCAACCAATAGCGATAAAGACGAGCAAGAGACAAAGTTTTTTGGTAAAACGCCAACAATCAGCGAGGGCTACATAACTAAACCAATTGCCAAAGAAAAATACAAGACACCTACTGCTTCAACAGAAGCAACAAAAGAAAACAAAATAAATGCAGTACTTGCTAGCATCACCGACAAAAGTACTTATACAGATTTTGTTAATAAAATGTGGGAACAAAAACTCCATACTACCTATACCTCCGGACTCTACGCGCAAGACATCAACATTAGTAATGCAATGGGGATGACGCCACTCATGATAGCGGCAGAACGAGGCAATGCAGCCCTCGTTAAAGCTTTACTCAAAGCTGGCGCTGATAAAAATGCCAAAGACGGAAGCAACCGCACAGCCGCGAGAATAGCCCTTGAAAATAAACATGGAATCAAAAATAACAATTACAATGTTGTTATACTCTTAGATCCAACATTAGTAAAAGCAGCACTAGTAAACAAAATTAAATCTTCCCAAGGTGCTGGCAAAGAAAAAGAACTGGTGGGATTGGGTACGTATGAAGGCGATTTTGTCGTCGTTGATCATGACGATTTTTAAAAATTAGAATCAAAGTATTATGGCGTGAGTGTTATCTCACGCCATAATTACAACACATACTCGGTATCTTTTTATTTCGTTCTTAAATTGTGAACATATTCCACAACTTCGTTAACGTTGTGTAATTTTTCAGCATCATCATCATTAATTTCGATGCCAAAAACTTCTTCAAGTTTTATAATGATTTCCGCCATATCAAGCGAATCAGCGCCAAGATCTTGCAACGTTGCAGTTGGAACAACCGTGTTCTTTTCGACTTTCAAAATCTTAGCAACAACCTCAAC
It encodes:
- the acpP gene encoding acyl carrier protein, translated to MASFDRAETLNKVVEVVAKILKVEKNTVVPTATLQDLGADSLDMAEIIIKLEEVFGIEINDDDAEKLHNVNEVVEYVHNLRTK
- a CDS encoding DnaJ domain-containing protein; the encoded protein is MKMKKLLLITLASMANAPLMVAMGEFTLEEDYVQRPTSGAAGAGSPRSDSGSETSGKRSPTLDDARAGAGTPASDTTFGSSGSTTPTSRTPSPSSQRVTIGKGYLTVEEPSDKEENEAQNNEWTEIEEPGRKGKALGKLGLYNKEEFTSDEIIKAYEAFIQNQKPSFMGSLLSTPKKDFYIRLGVNSDASEDEIKQAYKDFVLLLHPDKHKNNKEKVESIVKNLNEAYETLVDKDRRKAYDANKKYTGTHKEFN
- a CDS encoding ankyrin repeat domain-containing protein, which encodes MKIKKLLLITLVCMENAPLIVAMDLNFMEDYDPKERKTDEGSDTSSETSGKISPGLDDIRAGAGTPASDTSSRSSMGSPSSTPTSDRSSTGSLSPTSRTPSPTNSDKDEQETKFFGKTPTISEGYITKPIAKEKYKTPTASTEATKENKINAVLASITDKSTYTDFVNKMWEQKLHTTYTSGLYAQDINISNAMGMTPLMIAAERGNAALVKALLKAGADKNAKDGSNRTAARIALENKHGIKNNNYNVVILLDPTLVKAALVNKIKSSQGAGKEKELVGLGTYEGDFVVVDHDDF